In a single window of the Canis lupus familiaris isolate Mischka breed German Shepherd chromosome 2, alternate assembly UU_Cfam_GSD_1.0, whole genome shotgun sequence genome:
- the LOC119870505 gene encoding translation initiation factor IF-2-like isoform X1, with the protein MEEAPRNSGLVAATLRLRRPRSLPGGVSGSYVQPQHPLPTTFEGVPRPLRWPLGTATQGRTRGACAWTSALPGRVSPREDPAQPTGSGQAAPTPLLWPIRPDPAPPTAAGLPPDSLPAGTWGRAPRHAEGEVPAPEGSPGNQGEQAHGATSGFPLRVPCRGPTSPRGKGPAPWALSVVLVVIPGVSSPSLRVCKQSAGERLARILRSASRAGRDSGTSKLLVSKVPQFPRPPQPHQHCRTAEPSADGKGRAKCQKFPPETVEGVFVGFSLPLACRKPQGNKTPAEMPRPPPAGGAWHGCGCELRPPAPCPLPSLPTLSPPGRGEGSGRPGREGSFLPQLRLWGRSHRSEPWLRSLWGEAAHSRAAEGRLPGGRGARTAGQAGVQRAARGTQACQRPRDLKARGREAKGKSLESHDGGLSASQEGKTSHQKPNPARTLALDF; encoded by the exons ATGGAAGAAGCTCCCAGAAACAGCGGCCTGGTGGCTGCCACCCTCCGGCTCAGAAGACCCCGGTCGCTGCCCGGGGGTGTCTCAGGAAGCTACGTGCAACCCCAGCACCCCTTGCCTACGACTTTCGAGGGCGTCCCGCGGCCCCTACG GTGGCCCTTGGGGACGGCGACCCAGGGTCGCACACGAGGGGCCTGCGCCTGGACCTCGGCACTGCCCGGCCGCGTGTCTCCCCGCGAGGACCCTGCACAGCCAACCGGGTCAGGACAAG CAGCCCCCACCCCGCTGCTGTGGCCCATCCGCCCGGACCCGGCGCCGCCCACAGCCGCGGGGCTGCCGCCCGACTCATTACCAGCGGGCACCTGGGGCCGGGCACCCAGACATGCGGAAGGCGAGGTGCCCGCTCCCGAGGGCTCACCCGGCAACCAGGGGGAGCAGGCCCACGGAGCCACAAGCGG GTTTCCTCTCCGGGTTCCCTGTCGGGGTCCCACGAGCCCGCGCGGCAAAGGGCCAGCTCCGTGGGCGCTCAGCGTTGTCCTCGTTGTGATCCCGGGAGTGAGCTCCCCGTCCCTGAGGGTGTGTAAGCAGAGCGCTGGGGAGCGGCTGGCAAGGATTCTACGAAGCGCCTCACGGGCCGGGCGAGACTCGGGAACATCTAAACTTCTCGTCTCAAAGGTCCCCCAGTTTccgcgccccccgcagccccaccAACACTGCCGCACAGCTGAGCCGAGCGCTGATGGCAAAGGGCGGGCAAAATGTCAGAAATTTCCCCCAGAGACCGTGGAAggggtttttgtgggtttttctcttcctctagcTTGCCGGAAGCCCCAGGGCAATAAAACTCCAGCAGAAATGCCCCGCCCACCCCCAGCAGGAGGCGCTTGGCACGGCTGCGGCTGCGAGCTgcggccccctgccccctgccccctgccctccctgcccactcTGTCCCCGCCAGGCAGGGGCGAAGGGAGCGGGCGGCCTGGGAGGGAAGGGTCTTTCCTCCCACAGCTGAGATTATGGGGCCGGAGCCACCGGTCAGAACCTTGGCTGCGGTCGCTCTGGGGAGAAGCGGCTCACAGCAGGGCCGCggagggaaggcttcctggaggcaggGGTGCCAGGACCGCGGGACAGGCTGGGgtgcagagggcagcccggggcaCACAGGCATGTCAAAGGCCCAGAGACCTGAAAGCACGAGGAAGAGAGGCCAAGGGGAAAAGCCTGGAAAG ccATGACGGGGGCctgtctgcaagccaagaaggGAAGacttctcaccagaaaccaaaccCAGCTAGAACCCTGGCCTTGGACTTCTAG